A single genomic interval of Acidobacteriota bacterium harbors:
- a CDS encoding beta-propeller domain-containing protein, with amino-acid sequence MKTTRILLAATALSLIAATCTQTSSEPTVGQREFPRIDPAIHEFSLQSFNACDDFLSYVKSHAKDIVGPYGFGYGWGFPAILEDGILAAELDSSAQRVVPTTAAASIAYESGAKSTPAFSTTNVQEKGVDEPDIVKTDGRRLLVLTNGELRYVDVTGASPQLRGTLRLGDLYIQDMLLSGDTVLLIAQGYGDVYTSNFASRSGQGYGGGFSSTLSIVEVDISDGDNMRVTRQLEMDGRYVSARMIGDTVRLVVNSSPVGLQFVQPEGSGLRAERQATEANKQIIEDSTIENWVPYYVLETVSDNGRVTVKKQGALLSCNEANAPADFAGLDMISIVTIDISKGLDVKAATGVLSSGETVYASTDALYIATNRWVDWQAIEDSNAIATVVNEATTDIHKFDISDPDSVTYRGSGSVKGYMLSQWSMSEYNGDLRVASTSQPDWRGDQESESFITVLTEKDGTLETIGQVGGIGKSERIFAVRFIGDVGYVVTFRQTDPLYTLDLSDPTDPKVVGELKIPGYSAYLHPISDDLLIGVGQAATDNGRVLGTQVSLFDVSDPANPKRIDKYTIENGNSEAEWDHRAFLYWEPTGLVVLPITTYSWNDETGTEQGFVGAIGLEITKDGIREVKRISNTNDHHNPWDWESQVRRSVVIGEVVYTISEGGLLQSSLDTLERKSFVRWYQ; translated from the coding sequence ATGAAAACAACCAGAATCCTTCTTGCAGCCACGGCACTCAGTTTGATCGCCGCTACCTGCACTCAGACCTCATCCGAACCAACGGTCGGCCAACGCGAGTTCCCCAGGATCGACCCCGCAATCCATGAATTCTCGCTGCAAAGCTTCAACGCATGCGACGATTTCTTGTCGTACGTGAAATCTCACGCCAAAGACATCGTGGGTCCGTACGGTTTCGGATACGGGTGGGGCTTCCCGGCCATCTTGGAAGACGGAATCTTGGCCGCCGAATTGGACTCTTCCGCTCAGCGCGTCGTGCCAACCACCGCGGCAGCGTCGATAGCGTACGAGAGCGGTGCGAAATCGACACCAGCCTTTTCGACGACCAACGTACAGGAGAAGGGTGTCGACGAACCCGACATCGTAAAGACCGACGGCAGGCGGTTGCTGGTCCTCACCAACGGCGAGCTGCGATACGTCGACGTAACCGGTGCTAGCCCGCAACTGCGGGGCACGCTGAGGCTCGGCGACCTGTACATCCAGGACATGCTGCTTTCGGGCGACACGGTGTTGCTCATCGCACAGGGTTATGGAGACGTCTACACAAGCAACTTCGCATCGCGGTCGGGCCAGGGGTACGGGGGCGGCTTCTCAAGCACCCTCTCGATCGTCGAGGTCGATATCTCAGACGGAGACAACATGCGAGTGACAAGGCAGCTCGAGATGGACGGCCGCTATGTCAGCGCCCGCATGATCGGTGACACGGTCCGACTTGTCGTCAACTCGTCCCCCGTCGGCCTCCAGTTTGTCCAGCCGGAAGGTTCTGGTCTGCGCGCCGAACGTCAAGCAACGGAAGCCAACAAGCAGATCATTGAAGATTCGACGATCGAAAACTGGGTCCCGTACTACGTGCTCGAAACCGTCTCAGACAACGGACGGGTCACCGTCAAAAAGCAAGGAGCTCTGCTGTCCTGCAACGAGGCCAACGCACCCGCAGACTTCGCCGGTCTCGACATGATCTCGATAGTCACGATCGACATATCCAAAGGACTCGACGTGAAGGCCGCCACGGGCGTGCTTTCCAGCGGTGAAACGGTGTACGCGTCGACCGATGCTCTCTACATCGCCACCAACCGTTGGGTCGACTGGCAGGCCATTGAAGATTCGAACGCGATTGCCACCGTGGTCAACGAGGCCACAACCGACATTCACAAATTCGACATCTCAGACCCCGACAGCGTCACGTACCGCGGCAGCGGATCTGTCAAGGGTTACATGTTGTCGCAATGGTCAATGTCCGAGTACAACGGCGATCTGCGAGTCGCTTCGACTTCACAGCCCGACTGGCGTGGCGATCAAGAGTCCGAGAGCTTCATCACCGTTCTCACGGAGAAGGACGGCACCCTAGAGACAATCGGCCAGGTTGGCGGAATCGGCAAGTCTGAGCGCATCTTCGCAGTCCGATTCATCGGTGACGTCGGTTATGTCGTCACCTTCCGCCAGACCGACCCGCTGTACACACTCGACCTGTCAGACCCCACCGACCCGAAAGTCGTAGGGGAGCTAAAGATCCCCGGCTACTCAGCCTATCTGCACCCCATCTCGGACGATCTCTTGATCGGTGTCGGCCAGGCAGCGACGGACAACGGCAGAGTGCTTGGGACTCAGGTGTCGTTGTTCGATGTCTCTGACCCTGCCAATCCAAAGCGTATCGACAAGTACACGATCGAGAACGGCAACTCTGAGGCTGAGTGGGACCACCGTGCCTTCTTGTACTGGGAACCGACTGGCCTTGTTGTCCTCCCCATCACAACATACTCGTGGAATGACGAAACCGGCACTGAACAAGGTTTTGTTGGCGCTATCGGGCTCGAGATCACCAAGGATGGGATCCGTGAAGTGAAGCGCATCTCGAACACGAACGATCACCACAACCCGTGGGATTGGGAGTCACAAGTCCGGCGTAGCGTCGTTATCGGTGAGGTGGTGTACACCATCTCTGAAGGCGGCCTACTGCAGTCCTCTCTTGATACCTTGGAACGGAAGTCTTTCGTCCGCTGGTACCAGTAG
- a CDS encoding DUF11 domain-containing protein encodes MNGTSVTGVAVQDFFDPTEGYYQTRADITSLVSAAGGSYTIADITSSTGAPWCTFATVMKSATIYVFYEDATLPVVQLNFYSGLEIVYGSEITVNVSHPPLAASAIGAIEVLLFEGDSGLSGSRNGFLERFRVNGTVVSSGDNQWNLSTAVAVDMDLMAVPSGALSAGTTSTQLRMSSGNDFILLSSFVLTSAIQSADIGITKDVDNATPDPGDTVTFTVTASNNGANTSTSVQVTDALPGGLTFVSASTTQGTYSSGTGIWDVGTLANGVTETLTIVATVDAGTVGNTIANTATKSGGSGFDIDTTSGSRGRCNTALLE; translated from the coding sequence GTGAACGGAACATCTGTAACCGGTGTCGCAGTACAGGACTTTTTCGACCCCACCGAGGGTTACTACCAGACTCGCGCCGACATCACCTCGTTAGTGTCAGCCGCAGGCGGTTCATACACGATTGCGGATATCACCTCGTCCACTGGAGCACCGTGGTGCACCTTCGCGACCGTGATGAAGAGTGCAACAATCTACGTGTTCTACGAGGACGCAACATTGCCCGTTGTGCAGCTCAACTTCTACTCGGGACTTGAGATCGTGTACGGCAGCGAGATTACGGTCAACGTCTCTCACCCTCCATTGGCGGCCTCTGCAATCGGGGCCATAGAGGTACTCTTGTTCGAGGGCGACTCGGGCCTAAGCGGTTCCCGCAACGGATTTCTTGAGCGGTTCCGTGTGAACGGCACGGTCGTCAGCTCGGGAGACAACCAATGGAACTTATCGACTGCAGTGGCGGTCGACATGGACCTCATGGCGGTACCGTCCGGCGCCCTTTCCGCCGGCACCACGTCGACGCAGCTCCGCATGTCGTCCGGCAACGACTTTATACTTTTGTCCTCGTTTGTTCTCACCTCCGCAATCCAGTCAGCGGACATTGGAATCACCAAGGACGTCGACAACGCCACGCCGGACCCTGGTGACACGGTCACGTTCACCGTGACGGCTTCAAACAACGGAGCCAACACATCGACAAGCGTCCAAGTGACTGACGCACTTCCTGGCGGCCTGACATTCGTCTCGGCATCGACCACGCAGGGCACGTATTCGTCTGGCACGGGCATCTGGGATGTCGGTACGCTTGCGAACGGGGTCACCGAGACGCTCACAATCGTTGCAACGGTCGACGCTGGAACCGTCGGAAACACTATCGCGAACACCGCTACCAAATCGGGTGGGTCCGGGTTTGATATCGATACAACCTCAGGTTCAAGGGGTCGTTGCAACACCGCCTTGTTGGAGTGA
- a CDS encoding tRNA 4-thiouridine(8) synthase ThiI, translated as MTANRHDAEEVTAHLTLSSEIYIKSDSVSRKFAKRLRKNIRAALRPIDVQMRSLGKARIEIKTTEYKTLADRLATVFGIQSIARVETFEFSTLDELIELLTPRTQPLVVGKRFAVRVKRRGAHDWRAADLEAALGAALYDSSAGVDLTNPEATVRVRIEGHRAHVTLDRIEGAGGMPLGSQGRALVLLSGGFDSPVAAWSLMSRGVAVEFVHFRLECSQADHAIAVAQQLWEKWGTGSGGRVHVIEFQPIKDALRDQLDARLRQIVLKRLMMVAGDGVAGRLGIPVLATGEAIGQVSSQTFPHLVELDQTIQRPIFRPLLTADKNSIIETSRRIGTFDLSSRAIEVCDLSDGRPVATQAKRRDIVAAEATLGSDIVADALADWEIVDLATWLPGEPLRRFDPVKDVPAFLRPDSLPA; from the coding sequence ATGACCGCCAATCGACATGACGCAGAGGAAGTCACAGCGCACCTGACGCTGTCGTCCGAGATCTACATAAAGTCCGATTCGGTGAGCCGCAAGTTCGCGAAGCGGCTTCGTAAGAACATCCGTGCAGCACTCAGGCCGATCGATGTGCAAATGCGATCTCTTGGCAAGGCGCGCATCGAGATCAAAACCACGGAGTACAAGACACTTGCGGATCGTCTTGCAACCGTGTTTGGCATACAGTCGATCGCTCGGGTTGAGACATTCGAGTTCTCCACGCTCGACGAACTCATCGAGCTACTCACGCCACGCACGCAGCCGCTCGTTGTAGGAAAACGTTTCGCGGTGCGGGTGAAGCGCAGAGGTGCACACGACTGGCGGGCTGCCGATCTCGAGGCTGCGCTTGGCGCTGCTCTCTATGACTCTTCGGCGGGTGTTGACCTCACAAATCCGGAGGCGACCGTTCGAGTGAGGATTGAGGGCCACCGCGCCCACGTCACGCTTGATCGCATCGAAGGTGCGGGCGGGATGCCGCTCGGCAGCCAGGGGCGCGCACTCGTGTTGCTATCCGGCGGATTCGATTCTCCAGTGGCTGCGTGGTCTCTGATGAGTCGTGGTGTTGCCGTGGAGTTCGTCCACTTCAGACTTGAATGCTCGCAAGCCGATCATGCCATTGCTGTTGCCCAGCAACTGTGGGAGAAGTGGGGGACCGGCAGTGGAGGCCGTGTGCACGTCATCGAGTTCCAGCCCATCAAGGACGCGTTGCGCGACCAGCTCGATGCGCGACTTCGCCAAATTGTCCTCAAACGTTTGATGATGGTCGCGGGTGACGGGGTCGCCGGGCGCCTGGGGATTCCTGTACTTGCGACTGGCGAAGCCATTGGTCAGGTTTCGTCGCAAACGTTCCCGCACCTTGTCGAGCTTGATCAAACGATCCAGCGACCGATCTTTCGACCGTTGCTGACCGCGGACAAAAACTCGATCATCGAGACCTCCCGACGTATCGGGACCTTCGACCTCTCGTCGAGGGCGATAGAAGTGTGCGACCTGTCCGACGGGAGGCCGGTAGCCACTCAGGCTAAACGTCGAGACATCGTCGCGGCTGAAGCAACGCTGGGGAGTGACATCGTTGCGGATGCTCTTGCTGACTGGGAGATAGTTGACCTGGCAACCTGGCTTCCCGGCGAACCGTTGCGGCGCTTCGACCCGGTAAAAGATGTGCCAGCCTTTCTCAGGCCGGACTCGTTGCCGGCATGA
- a CDS encoding AMP-binding protein: protein MTDYPIWQPDPDDYAATNVAALAARVRVDSYEALHTWSVDNRAEYWAEAINDLGIVFETPPSQVLDLTDGVEQPVWLPGARLNIVASCFTTDPKATAVVHRRNGVLHSVTYADLLSQVQAFAAGFAAAGLRPGDAVAIAMPMLLEAVVAYLGIIYAGGIAVSIADSFAPDEIATRLRISDTKAIVTQDATVRSGRTLPMFDKVVAAGAPMAIVVSTGADAALRGEDVFWDDFVGEGSVEPVIGTSKTHITILFSSGTTGDPKAIPWTHINPIKAAADAYYHHDIQPNDVLGWPTNMGWVMGPWLVFAALVNGASMVLFDDAPTGEDFGRFVQDTGVTMLGVVPSLVAAWVESGCMEDLDWSTIRRFSSTGESSNPDHMVYLMALAGNVPVIEYCGGTEIGGAYITSTMVQPSAPSMFTTPTLGLDVVILDDEGREAELGDLYLVPPSIGLSQELLIRDHHEVYYADLPKFGRPLRRHGDYFRYVRGVGYRAMGRTDDTMNLGGIKVSSAEIERVVDDAGVVGEVAAVAVSPPGGGPSDLVLFVTGATVSGAELLSVLQEAIRSHLNPLFKIYDVVEVEELPRTASQKVMRRSLRADYKASH from the coding sequence GTGACCGACTACCCGATCTGGCAACCCGACCCTGACGACTACGCCGCGACGAACGTTGCGGCCCTGGCAGCGCGGGTGAGGGTCGACTCGTACGAAGCGCTGCACACCTGGTCAGTCGACAACCGTGCCGAGTACTGGGCCGAAGCAATCAACGATCTCGGGATTGTTTTCGAGACGCCGCCATCGCAAGTCCTGGATCTGACCGACGGTGTCGAACAACCCGTGTGGCTTCCAGGAGCCCGGCTGAACATCGTCGCCTCATGTTTCACTACGGATCCGAAAGCCACCGCCGTCGTTCACCGTCGCAATGGCGTCCTCCATTCAGTGACGTACGCGGATCTGCTGTCCCAAGTGCAAGCTTTCGCCGCGGGTTTCGCCGCGGCTGGTTTGCGCCCCGGCGACGCGGTTGCGATTGCAATGCCGATGCTGCTCGAGGCGGTAGTTGCGTACCTTGGCATCATCTACGCCGGTGGTATTGCGGTGTCCATTGCTGACAGCTTTGCACCGGACGAGATTGCAACCCGATTACGAATTTCGGATACCAAGGCCATTGTCACGCAGGACGCAACGGTGCGGTCCGGCCGTACACTTCCGATGTTTGACAAGGTCGTTGCCGCGGGTGCGCCGATGGCGATCGTCGTGTCGACGGGCGCAGATGCGGCGCTACGGGGCGAGGACGTTTTCTGGGACGACTTCGTAGGCGAAGGGTCCGTAGAGCCTGTCATCGGAACGTCCAAGACCCACATCACGATCCTGTTCTCTTCCGGCACGACGGGTGATCCGAAGGCGATCCCGTGGACGCACATCAATCCGATCAAGGCCGCCGCGGACGCTTATTACCACCACGACATTCAGCCCAACGACGTGCTCGGGTGGCCAACAAACATGGGGTGGGTCATGGGACCGTGGCTGGTGTTCGCAGCTCTTGTGAACGGTGCCTCGATGGTGTTGTTTGACGATGCCCCGACCGGTGAAGATTTTGGACGGTTTGTGCAGGACACCGGCGTGACGATGTTGGGTGTAGTCCCATCGCTGGTAGCCGCGTGGGTGGAGTCTGGCTGCATGGAGGATCTCGATTGGTCGACTATTCGGCGGTTTTCGTCAACGGGAGAATCCTCGAACCCCGACCACATGGTGTACCTCATGGCGCTGGCGGGCAACGTCCCTGTCATTGAGTACTGCGGAGGGACCGAGATTGGCGGCGCATACATCACGTCCACGATGGTGCAGCCGTCCGCACCATCGATGTTTACGACGCCAACCCTAGGACTTGACGTTGTGATTCTTGATGACGAAGGGAGGGAGGCTGAGTTGGGAGACCTGTATCTGGTTCCGCCGTCGATTGGGTTGAGTCAAGAGTTGCTGATCCGCGATCACCACGAGGTGTATTACGCGGACTTGCCGAAGTTTGGTCGACCTCTGCGCAGGCATGGCGACTATTTCCGTTACGTCCGTGGTGTCGGGTACCGCGCAATGGGGCGAACCGACGACACCATGAACCTAGGTGGTATCAAGGTGTCGTCCGCCGAGATTGAGCGTGTTGTCGACGATGCCGGTGTCGTTGGTGAGGTCGCCGCAGTTGCGGTGTCTCCGCCTGGGGGAGGACCGTCAGACCTTGTGTTGTTCGTAACGGGCGCAACGGTGTCGGGCGCTGAGTTGCTCTCGGTTTTGCAGGAGGCGATCCGTTCGCATCTCAACCCGCTGTTCAAGATCTACGACGTGGTCGAGGTTGAAGAGCTACCGCGGACGGCGTCACAGAAGGTTATGCGTAGATCGTTGCGCGCCGACTACAAAGCATCTCACTAG